The DNA segment CGGCGCTGTTCCAGTTTTCCGACGCAATCCAGGTCACGGCTGCCGGCGCCCTGCGCGGTTATCAGGACACCCGGGTGACGATGATCCTGACGCTGTTCGCGTACTGGGGCATCGGCCTGCCGGTGGGTTACGCCCTCGGCCTGACCGACTGGCTCGGCGAGCCGCGTGGCCCGAGTGGCTTGTGGCAGGGTTTGATCGTTGGTCTGAGCTGCGCGGCGTTCATGCTGTCGATTCGCCTGACGCGCAGTGCGCGCAAGCGTATTCGGATGAGTCGCAGCGCGGGTTAAACCAATAACACAGTACAAAAAAGTGGGAGCGGGCTTGCTCGCGAGAGCGGTGTTTCAGTCGACATTTACAGTGACTGACACACCGCTTTCGCGAGCAAGCCCGCTCCCACATTGGGTTTTGCGTTTGCCTGAGGGTCAGGCTTGTTTCTTGCGGATCCAGTACAGATAAGTACCAGCCTCTTCGTGCTGGCCCACCAGTTCGTGGTCGAGGAACACGCAGAACTTGGGAATGTCGCGACGGGTCGAGGGATCGGTGGCGATCACCTTGAGCAGGCCGCCAGGCACCAGGTCACGGATGTGCTGGTGCAGCATCATCACCGGTTCCGGGCAATTGAGACCGGTGGCGTCGAGGGTGCCGTCGACCGGCGTGTCGATCATTTCACTCATGATTCACTCCTGAAACTGGCCGGCATTGTCGCGCATGCCGGGTGCTCAGTCATCTGTAGCGAGGGGATTTATCCCCGACGGGTCGCGAAGCGGCCCCAAAGACTGGGAATGCGCTACATCCCATCGGGGATAAATCCCCTCACCGCAGAGATCATTCCCACAGGGTTTAGTGGTGACTCAGCGGGATTTGTTTTTCTTCACGTCATGCCGGCGCAGGTGGCACGTGACCTCTTCACGGTCGTGATACAGCTGCTTGCAGCCAATATCGACCTTGATCCCGCGCGCCTTGAAGCCATCGGCGATGCGCTCGAGCAGGCGCTTCACTTCGGCATAGCGCTGTTTCATCGGCAACTTGAGGTTGACCACCGCTTCGCGGCAATGCCCCTCGCCGATCCACTCTTCAAGCATCGCCGCGTTACGCGCCGGTTTCTCGACGATGTCGCAGACCATCCAGTCCACCGGTTGCTTGGGCTTGAAGGTGAAGCCGTCGGCCATCAAGTGCTGTACCAGCCCGGTGTCCATCAGGCTCTCGGCCATCGGGCCGTTGTCGATCGCGGTGACCAGCATGCCGCGGTTGACCAGTTGCCAGGTCCAGCCACCCGGAGCGGCGCCGAGGTCGACGCCGGTCATGTCGCTGTGCAGGCGCTCGTCCCACTGATCACGCGGGATGAAGTGGTGCCAGGCCTCTTCCAGCTTCAACGTCGAACGGCTTGGTGCCTCGCGCGGAAACTTCAGGCGCGGAATGCCCATCGGCCACATCGCCGAGTTGCCGGCATCGGCCATGCCGAGAAACACTTCGCGACCACTCTTGAAGGTCAGCAGCAGGCGCGGTTTGTTCGCGTCGTCCACCAATTTGCCGGCGCCGGTCAGTGCCTTGCGCAGCGGGCCTTCGAATTTCTTGCAGAAGTTCGACAGCTCTTTACCGTCGTTGGTGTCGACCACTTCCAGCCACAGGCTGCCGCAGACCGGGAAGTCCGCCATGTGCTCAAGGATCACACTGATGCGGTCGGTTTCCGGCAGGTCGATGAAGACGCCACGCGCCCATTGCCGCGGGAAAATCAGCTCGGCAAAGCGTTGGCCGCGCATCAGGCGCTCGGCACCGTCTTCTTCGGTGCAGACAAACTCGGCGTAAGCGGTGGCCGGTTTGGCCTTGGCGTAACCGGCCACGTTGAGTTGGGCGGCGAGGTCGGAAATCTCCGAACAGACTTCGCCTTCGAAGCCTGGCCGGCAATGCATGAATAGGGTGTTCATTCTTACTCCTGAGCAGAGGGCGGACATTCGGCCCCTGCGCGCTGCTCAAGCCTTGCGGTGAAGCAAAGCCTGTCACGAAAACCGGCGCATGATAGCCGAGTTCGGAACCTTGGACTTATCGATAGAGTCCAGTTATTAGCCAGCTACTGAAAACAGGGCTACGTTGATAGCTCTGCCCGTCCCCTCAGTCCGTAGCCGTGCGGACTCAAAGGAGTGATCGTAATGCCGTCCCTCGATAGCCTGAAAACCCTTAAAACCCTGAAAGTAGACGAAAAAACCTACC comes from the Pseudomonas sp. RSB 5.4 genome and includes:
- the tusA gene encoding sulfurtransferase TusA — translated: MSEMIDTPVDGTLDATGLNCPEPVMMLHQHIRDLVPGGLLKVIATDPSTRRDIPKFCVFLDHELVGQHEEAGTYLYWIRKKQA
- the rlmM gene encoding 23S rRNA (cytidine(2498)-2'-O)-methyltransferase RlmM is translated as MNTLFMHCRPGFEGEVCSEISDLAAQLNVAGYAKAKPATAYAEFVCTEEDGAERLMRGQRFAELIFPRQWARGVFIDLPETDRISVILEHMADFPVCGSLWLEVVDTNDGKELSNFCKKFEGPLRKALTGAGKLVDDANKPRLLLTFKSGREVFLGMADAGNSAMWPMGIPRLKFPREAPSRSTLKLEEAWHHFIPRDQWDERLHSDMTGVDLGAAPGGWTWQLVNRGMLVTAIDNGPMAESLMDTGLVQHLMADGFTFKPKQPVDWMVCDIVEKPARNAAMLEEWIGEGHCREAVVNLKLPMKQRYAEVKRLLERIADGFKARGIKVDIGCKQLYHDREEVTCHLRRHDVKKNKSR